From Daucus carota subsp. sativus chromosome 6, DH1 v3.0, whole genome shotgun sequence, the proteins below share one genomic window:
- the LOC135147332 gene encoding UDP-URONIC ACID TRANSPORTER 1, producing the protein MAPNTGNAAKKQALFISSLIVLWYSSNIGVLLLNKFLLSNYGFRFPIFLTMCHMTACAVLSYLSIVFLKIVPFQRIKSKSQFLRIATLSVVFCASVVGGNISLRYLPVSFNQAVGATTPFFTAMFAYFMTFKREAWVTYVALIPVVAGVVIASGGEPSFHLYGFIMCISATAARAFKSVLQGILLSSEGEKLNSMNLMLYMAPIAVVVLLPAALFMEPDVVEVTVTLGLKHTFMWLLLFLNSVMAYSANLTNFLVTKHTSALTLQVLGNAKGAVAVVISILLFRNPVTFQGIAGYSMTVMGVVAYGEAKRRYK; encoded by the exons atggCACCAAATACAGGAAATGCAGCAAAGAAACAAGCCCTTTTCATATCATCCTTGATCGTGTTATGGTACTCATCGAATATCGGCGTTCTTCTCCTGAACAAATTTTTGTTGTCGAATTATGGATTTCGATTTCCGATATTCTTGACAATGTGTCACATGACAGCTTGTGCTGTCCTGAGTTATTTGTCCATCGTGTTCTTGAAAATCGTGCCGTTTCAGAGGATCAAATCTAAGTCTCAGTTTTTAAGGATCGCTACGCTGAGCGTTGTTTTCTGTGCCTCTGTTGTTGGGGGGAATATATCACTTAGGTATCTGCCTGTGTCGTTTAATCAGGCTGTCGGCGCCACCACGCCTTTTTTTACAGCCATGTTTGCTTATTTTATGACCTTCAAGAGGGAAGCTTGGGTTACTTATGTTGCTCTTATACCAGTTGTTGCTGGTGTTGTCATTGCAAGCGGG GGGGAGCCAAGCTTTCACTTGTATGGATTCATCATGTGCATCAGTGCAACTGCTGCCAGGGCCTTTAAGTCTGTTCTTCAGGGAATTTTGCTTTCTTCAGAAGG GGAGAAGCTGAACTCAATGAATTTGATGCTTTATATGGCCCCAATTGCTGTTGTAGTTTTGTTGCCTGCAGCACTTTTCATGGAACCAGATGTGGTAGAAGTCACAGTAACACTTGGATTAAAACATACATTTATGTGGCTGCTTCTTTTTCTCAATTCAGTAATGGCTTATTCAGCCAACTTAACCAACTTCTTGGTGACCAAGCATACGAGTGCTCTAACACTCCAG GTACTGGGCAATGCAAAAGGCGCAGTAGCTGTTGTTATCTCTATACTGTTGTTCCGAAATCCTGTCACCTTTCAGGGAATAGCTGGTTATTCAATGACTGTTATGGGAGTGGTTGCTTATGGAGAAGCTAAAAGAAGATACAAATAA